In Cupriavidus taiwanensis, the following are encoded in one genomic region:
- the hutG gene encoding formimidoylglutamase, with translation MSDLADFAPAAAATAAAAQDSHETVWRGRRDAGEAGDTRRLFEIVAGPATPRTPGVPVLLGFCCDAGVVRNQGRPGAAGGPRELRRALAGVPAHGIGRLIDGGDIHCEGDALEPAQQRLGQAVAAELAVGAWPLVLGGGHEVAWGTWQGLRMHLDARGDRGRVLVVNLDAHFDLRGSRPGSSGTPFDQIAADCRQRGLPFDYACLGVSRLANTAALFARAHALGVRHVEDTDMQERHLDARLAELERWVADADHVYLTIDLDVLPAAVMPGVSAPAAYGVPLAVVEAIATLLRDSGKLRVADIAEFNPLYDRDGCGARVAARLCYRLLGG, from the coding sequence ATGAGCGACCTGGCAGACTTCGCGCCGGCGGCGGCGGCAACGGCCGCTGCCGCCCAAGATAGCCACGAGACGGTCTGGCGCGGCCGCCGCGATGCCGGCGAGGCCGGCGACACCCGCCGCCTGTTCGAGATCGTCGCCGGACCCGCCACGCCGCGTACGCCCGGCGTGCCGGTGCTGCTGGGCTTCTGCTGCGATGCCGGCGTGGTGCGCAACCAGGGCCGTCCCGGCGCCGCCGGCGGCCCGCGCGAGCTGCGCCGCGCGCTGGCCGGCGTGCCGGCGCACGGCATCGGCCGACTGATCGACGGCGGCGACATCCACTGCGAAGGCGATGCGCTGGAACCCGCGCAGCAGCGGCTCGGACAAGCCGTGGCCGCCGAGCTGGCGGTGGGCGCGTGGCCGCTGGTGCTGGGCGGCGGGCATGAAGTGGCCTGGGGCACGTGGCAGGGCCTGCGCATGCACCTCGATGCGCGCGGCGACCGCGGCCGCGTGCTGGTAGTCAACCTCGACGCGCACTTCGACCTGCGCGGCAGCCGCCCCGGCAGCTCCGGCACGCCCTTCGACCAGATCGCCGCCGACTGCCGCCAGCGCGGCCTGCCGTTCGACTACGCCTGCCTGGGCGTCAGCCGGCTCGCCAATACCGCCGCGCTGTTCGCGCGCGCGCACGCGCTGGGCGTGCGCCATGTCGAGGACACCGACATGCAGGAGCGCCACCTCGACGCGCGCCTGGCCGAACTGGAGCGCTGGGTCGCCGACGCCGACCACGTCTACCTGACCATCGACCTCGACGTGCTGCCCGCCGCGGTCATGCCCGGCGTCTCGGCCCCGGCCGCCTACGGCGTGCCGCTGGCCGTGGTCGAGGCCATCGCCACGCTGCTGCGCGACAGCGGCAAGCTGCGCGTGGCGGATATCGCCGAGTTCAACCCGCTGTACGACCGCGACGGCTGCGGTGCCCGCGTGGCGGCAAGGCTGTGCTACCGCCTGCTGGGCGGCTGA
- a CDS encoding MFS transporter: MPPNITAPAYDGAAGAPALSRTRAIAAITIGNGLEFYDFVVYSFFATLIGRLYFPVDNPTGQLLMSFATFGVGFLMRPLGGLLIGMYADRAGRKPAVALTLWLMGLSSLIFVVTPPYAQVGILAPVMVVVARLVQGFAIGGEMGASTALLLEYADDRTRGFYTAWQPFSQGLAALLGAITGLLLSNLLAPAELESWGWRLAFLIGILVIPVGLLIRRRLEETATPAHHGEHAAQWPLLRRHAREVFASILLMIGLASSTYIVVYYLSNYAVSVLKMPLSLGIWAGCVAAAVQVALSPFAGWLADRVGRKPVVLWSRVALLAMVYPAFVLINAEPSLTRLLVVVACLSVPMSMTAPASMVLVSEVLPKRLRATGLSIAYCVAIAIFGGFAQYFSTQLIQATGDVNAPALYVIGCGLVSLLGLLMVPETLGRRLK; this comes from the coding sequence ATGCCACCCAATATCACCGCGCCCGCCTACGATGGCGCTGCCGGCGCCCCCGCCCTGTCGCGCACGCGCGCGATTGCCGCCATCACCATCGGCAACGGTCTCGAGTTCTACGATTTCGTCGTCTACAGCTTCTTTGCCACGCTGATCGGCCGGCTCTACTTCCCGGTCGACAACCCCACCGGCCAATTGCTGATGTCGTTCGCCACCTTTGGCGTGGGCTTCCTGATGCGTCCGCTCGGCGGCCTGCTGATCGGCATGTATGCCGACCGTGCCGGCCGCAAGCCGGCGGTGGCGCTGACGCTGTGGCTGATGGGCCTGAGCTCGCTGATCTTCGTGGTCACGCCGCCGTATGCGCAGGTCGGCATCCTCGCGCCGGTCATGGTGGTGGTCGCGCGGCTGGTGCAGGGCTTCGCCATCGGCGGCGAGATGGGCGCCTCGACCGCGCTGCTGCTGGAGTACGCCGATGACCGCACGCGCGGCTTCTATACCGCCTGGCAGCCGTTCAGCCAGGGCCTGGCCGCGCTGCTGGGCGCCATCACCGGCCTGCTGCTGAGCAACCTGCTGGCCCCGGCCGAGCTGGAATCCTGGGGCTGGCGCCTGGCCTTCCTGATCGGCATCCTGGTGATCCCGGTCGGCCTGCTGATCCGCCGCCGCCTGGAAGAGACCGCCACGCCCGCGCACCACGGCGAGCACGCCGCGCAATGGCCGCTGCTGCGCCGCCATGCGCGCGAGGTCTTTGCCAGCATCCTGCTGATGATCGGCCTGGCCTCGTCCACCTACATCGTTGTCTACTACCTCAGCAACTACGCCGTCAGCGTGCTGAAGATGCCGCTGTCGCTCGGCATCTGGGCCGGCTGCGTCGCCGCGGCGGTGCAGGTGGCGCTGTCGCCGTTCGCCGGCTGGCTGGCCGACCGCGTCGGCCGCAAGCCCGTGGTGCTGTGGTCGCGCGTGGCGCTGCTGGCGATGGTCTACCCGGCCTTCGTGCTGATCAATGCCGAACCGTCGCTGACGCGGCTGCTGGTGGTGGTGGCGTGCCTGTCGGTGCCGATGTCGATGACCGCGCCGGCGTCGATGGTGCTGGTCAGCGAGGTGCTGCCCAAGCGCCTGCGCGCCACCGGCCTGTCGATTGCCTATTGCGTCGCCATCGCCATCTTCGGCGGCTTTGCTCAGTACTTCTCGACGCAGCTGATCCAGGCCACCGGCGACGTCAACGCGCCCGCGCTGTACGTGATCGGCTGCGGCCTGGTGTCGCTGCTCGGCCTGCTGATGGTCCCCGAAACACTGGGCCGCCGGCTGAAATGA
- the hutU gene encoding urocanate hydratase, whose protein sequence is MTQIPTQPTRFRDTEIRAPRGSKLTAKSWLTEAPLRMLMNNLDPEVAENPKELVVYGGIGRAARNWECYDRIVEALTRLEDDQTLLVQSGKPVGVFRTHRDAPRVLIANSNLVPHWASWEHFNELDAKGLAMYGQMTAGSWIYIGSQGIVQGTYETFVEAGRQHYHGDLKGRWVLTAGLGGMGGAQPLAATLAGACSLNIECQQSRIDFRLKTRYVDEQATDLDDALARIDRYTAQGKAISIALCANAAEVLPELVRRGVRPDMVTDQTSAHDPLNGYLPAGWSWDEYRERAQREPAVVVKAAKASMAAHVRAMLDFQKLGVPTFDYGNNIRQMAKEEGVANAFDFPGFVPAYIRPLFCRGIGPFRWAALSGDPQDIYKTDAKVKELIPDDAHLHRWLDMARERISFQGLPARICWVGLGLRARLGLAFNEMVRSGELSAPVVIGRDHLDSGSVASPNRETEAMQDGSDAVSDWPLLNALLNTASGATWVSLHHGGGVGMGFSQHSGVVIVCDGTDEAAARIARVLHNDPATGVMRHADAGYQIAVDCAREQGLDLPMLRD, encoded by the coding sequence GTGACCCAGATCCCCACCCAACCCACGCGTTTCCGCGACACCGAAATCCGCGCCCCGCGCGGCAGCAAGCTGACGGCCAAAAGCTGGCTGACCGAGGCGCCGCTGCGCATGCTGATGAACAACCTCGACCCCGAGGTGGCGGAGAACCCGAAGGAGCTGGTGGTCTACGGCGGCATCGGCCGCGCCGCGCGCAACTGGGAATGCTATGACCGCATCGTCGAAGCCCTGACCCGGCTGGAAGACGACCAGACCCTGCTGGTGCAATCGGGCAAGCCGGTCGGCGTGTTCCGCACCCACCGCGACGCCCCGCGCGTGCTGATCGCCAACTCCAACCTGGTTCCCCACTGGGCCAGCTGGGAGCACTTCAACGAGCTCGACGCCAAAGGCCTGGCCATGTACGGCCAGATGACCGCCGGCAGCTGGATCTACATCGGCAGCCAGGGCATCGTGCAGGGCACGTATGAAACCTTCGTCGAAGCCGGCCGCCAGCACTACCACGGCGACCTGAAGGGCCGCTGGGTGCTGACCGCGGGCCTGGGCGGCATGGGCGGCGCGCAGCCGCTGGCGGCGACTCTCGCCGGCGCCTGCTCGCTCAATATCGAATGCCAGCAAAGCCGCATCGATTTCCGCCTGAAGACGCGCTATGTCGACGAGCAGGCCACCGACCTGGATGACGCGCTGGCCCGCATCGACCGCTACACCGCGCAGGGCAAGGCGATCTCGATCGCGCTGTGCGCCAATGCCGCCGAGGTGCTGCCCGAGCTGGTGCGCCGCGGCGTGCGCCCCGACATGGTCACCGACCAGACCAGCGCGCACGATCCGCTCAACGGCTACCTGCCCGCCGGCTGGAGCTGGGACGAATACCGCGAGCGCGCGCAGCGCGAGCCGGCCGTGGTGGTGAAGGCCGCCAAGGCGTCGATGGCCGCGCACGTGCGCGCCATGCTGGACTTCCAGAAGCTGGGCGTGCCGACCTTCGACTACGGCAACAACATCCGCCAGATGGCCAAGGAAGAAGGCGTGGCCAATGCCTTCGATTTCCCCGGCTTCGTGCCCGCCTATATCCGCCCGCTGTTCTGCCGCGGCATCGGCCCGTTCCGCTGGGCCGCGCTGTCGGGCGACCCGCAGGACATCTACAAGACCGACGCCAAGGTCAAGGAACTGATCCCCGATGACGCGCACCTGCACCGCTGGCTCGACATGGCGCGCGAGCGCATCAGCTTCCAGGGCCTGCCGGCGCGGATCTGCTGGGTCGGCCTGGGCCTGCGCGCCAGGCTGGGCCTGGCGTTCAACGAGATGGTGCGCAGCGGCGAGCTGTCGGCACCGGTCGTGATCGGGCGCGACCACCTGGACTCGGGCTCGGTCGCCAGCCCCAACCGCGAAACCGAGGCGATGCAGGACGGCTCCGACGCCGTCTCCGACTGGCCGCTGCTGAACGCGCTGCTGAACACCGCCAGCGGCGCCACCTGGGTTTCGCTGCACCATGGCGGCGGCGTGGGCATGGGCTTCTCGCAGCATTCCGGCGTGGTGATCGTATGCGACGGCACCGATGAAGCCGCCGCGCGCATCGCCCGCGTGCTGCACAACGACCCCGCCACCGGCGTGATGCGCCATGCCGACGCCGGCTACCAGATCGCCGTCGACTGCGCGCGCGAGCAGGGGCTGGACCTGCCGATGCTGCGCGACTGA
- a CDS encoding ArsR/SmtB family transcription factor produces the protein MPTQPDPLTTIFAALADPTRRAILDRLAQGDAPVSELARPFAMSAPAISRHLRVLADAGLIEREVSARWRICHLRADPLRDARDWLEAYRRHWEGNLDRLVEFVERTHAAGVGADTGHATKDQGNQS, from the coding sequence ATGCCAACCCAGCCCGATCCCCTCACCACCATCTTTGCCGCCCTGGCCGACCCCACCCGTCGCGCGATCCTTGACCGGCTTGCGCAAGGGGATGCACCGGTCAGCGAGCTGGCGCGGCCGTTCGCGATGTCCGCTCCGGCGATCTCCCGGCACCTGCGCGTGCTTGCCGATGCCGGGCTGATCGAGCGCGAGGTCAGCGCGCGCTGGCGCATCTGCCACCTGCGCGCCGATCCGCTGCGCGATGCGCGCGACTGGCTGGAGGCCTATCGCCGCCATTGGGAAGGCAACCTGGACCGCCTCGTCGAATTTGTCGAGCGTACCCACGCCGCCGGTGTCGGCGCAGACACCGGTCATGCAACCAAGGACCAAGGGAACCAATCATGA